In Klebsiella aerogenes, the DNA window TGGCGTATTCGGTGAGGAGATATTAATGGCAATATATCCGGCGTATGGATAGATTTTTTCCATACAAATCAGATAATCATCTTTGCCGTGCTCGACAGGAGTATCTTTGTTTTTACCGATATTAATCCCCAGCACGCCGTCAAAATGCGCTTTTTTCACATTCTCGACCAGGTTATCAACGCCATGGTTATTAAAGCCCATACGGTTGATCAACCCTTCGGCATCGACCAGGCGGAAGATCCTCGGCTTATCGTTACCCGGCTGCGGACGCGGGGTCACGGTGCCGATTTCAATTGAGCCGAAGCCCATCGCACCAAACGCGTCAATGCACTCGCCGTTTTTATCAAGCCCGGCCGCCAGCCCCAGCGGATTCTTGAAAGTGAGCCCCATGCAGGTCACCGGCTTCGACGGTACTTTTTGACGGACCAGCATTTCCAGTGGCGTGCCAGTAACACGGCGTAATTGTTGGAAGGTTACTTCATGAGCGCGCTCAGGATCGAGCTGAAAAAGAGCTTTACGAACGAAGGGGTAGTACATGAACTCTCCTGGATTCCCGGTGTGCAAACCGGGGGCGTATTATGTTCGATTCGCGCCCGAAAGGGAATTGACCTGCGACAAAAAATCGCACATCCAACGCAAACGATTACTTTCATCCCGCCTGTTATGCGCTTTTCGGCAAATTAACGCCAGATAAATCATTTAGGGAAATAAACGCGCTCTGTCACACTGCCTGAAAATGTTATCAATTATAGATAAATGCAAACATTTGGTTATAAGGAGAGAGTATGCGTGTCATTACACTCGCGGGCAGCCCCCGCTACCCTTCTCGCTCCAGCGCGCTGCTGGAGTACGCCAGGGAGAAACTCGCCGCCGCTGATATCGAGGTTTACCACTGGCATTTACAGAATTTTGAGCCTGAAGACCTGCTCTACGCCCGCTTCGATAATCCGGCTTTACATACCTTAAATGAACAGCTTACCGGCGCCGATGGCGTAATTATCGCTACCCCGGTCTATAAAGCCTCTTTTTCCGGCGCGCTGAAAACACTGCTCGACCTGCTGCCGGAACGCGCGCTGGAGGGCAAAATCGTCCTGCCGCTGGCCACCGGCGGAACCATCGCCCATATGCTGGCGGTTGATTACGCGCTGAAGCCGGTACTTAATGCCTTAAAGGCGCAGGAGATCCTCCACGGCGTTTTCGCTGATGATAGCCAGGTCACCGACTACCAGCACAAACCGCAGTTCACGCCGAATCTGCAAAACCGCCTCGATCAAGCGCTGGAAACCTTCTGGCAGGCGCTGAATCGCCGCAACAGCCGAATCCCCGGCCTAAAGACGCTACGGGGGGTTGAGCATGCTTAATCCTCTACGCGCTTTGGCGCTCGGCGGCCTGCTTGCGCTTTCCTCTGTTGCTCACGCAGCCGTTCAGGCGCCGGATGCCTTACGTATCGGCTATCAAAAAGGCAGCGTCAGCATGGTGCTGGCCAAAAGTCATCAACTGCTGGAGAAACGCTACCCGAACACCAAAATCTCATGGGTCGAGTTCCCCGCCGGGCCGCAAATGCTCGAAGCGCTAAACGTCGGCAGTATCGATATCGGCAGCACCGGCGACATTCCGCCGATTTTCGCTCAGGCCGCCGGCGCGGACCTCGTCTATATCGGCGCCGAACCGGCGAAGCCGAAAGCGGAAGTGATTCTGGTTGCCGATAACAGCCCCATCAAAAACGTTGCCGAACTAAAAGGCCGCAAAGTGGCGTTTCAGAAAGGATCCAGCTCGCACAACCTATTGCTGCGTGCCTTACAGCAGGCGGGTCTTAAGTTCAGCGATATCCAGCCGGTTTATCTGGCCCCGGCCGATGCTCGCGCCACATTCCAGCAGGGTAACGTCGATGCCTGGGCTATCTGGGATCCTTACTACTCTGCCGCGCTGCTGCAAGGCGGCGTTAGGGTGCTGAAGGATGGTACCGACCTGAAGCAGACCGGTTCATTCTATCTCGCCGCCCGCCCGTATGCAGAAAAGAACGGCGCCTTCATCGAGGGCATACTGGAGACCTTTAGCCAGGCCGATGCCCTTACCCTTAGCCAACGTCAAGAGAGTATCTCCCTGCTGGCCAAAACCATGGGCTTGCCGGAAGCGGTGATCGCCAGTTATCTCGACCATCGCCCACCGACCGCGATTACCCCGGTGAGCGCTGAAACAGCCGCCCGCCAGCAACAAACCGCCGACCTGTTCTATGAGAACAAGCTGGTACCCACAAGAATCACCATTCAAAACCGCATCTGGCAACCCATCCCCGCACAAGGAGCAAAATCATGAGTCTGAATATGTTCTGGTTTTTACCCACCCACGGTGACGGCCGCTATCTGGGTACCGAAGAAGGCGCGCGTCCGGTTGACCATAGCTACCTGCAACAAATCGCCCAGGCGGCCGACCGGCTCGGTTTTACCGGTGTGCTCATTCCAACCGGGCGTTCCTGCGAAGATGCCTGGCTGGTGGCCGCGTCCATGATCCCGGTTACCCAGCGGCTGAAGTTTCTCGTCGCGCTGCGCCCAAGCGTGGTATCCCCCACCGTTGCCGCACGCCAGGCGGCCACCCTCGACCGACTGTCGAATGGCCGGGCGCTGTTTAACCTGGTGACCGGCAGCGACCCGGCGGAACTCGCTGGCGACGGCGTGTTCCTCGATCACAGCGAACGCTACGAAGCCTCTGCCGAATTTACCCATATCTGGCGCAAGCTGATGGAAGGCGAAACCGTCACCTATCACGGCAAACACCAGCACGTGCGCGGGGCAAAACTGTTGTTTCCGCCGCAGCAGCAGCCGCGGCCGCCGCTCTACTTCGGTGGATCGTCAGATGTGGCTCAGGATCTGGCTGCCGAGCAGGTCGATCTCTACCTGACCTGGGGCGAGCCGCCAGAACAGGTGGCGGAGAAGATTGCTCAGGTACGCGAAAAAGCCGCCCGTCATGGCCGCAGCGTGCGTTTCGGCATTCGTCTGCATGTGATCGTCCGCGAGACCAATGAAGAGGCCTGGCAGGCGGCGGAGAGTTTGATCTCCCATCTTGATGACGACACCATCGCCCGCGCCCAGGCGGCCTTCGCACAAACCGATTCGGTCGGGCAGCACCGCATGGCGGCATTACATAACGGGCGTCGCGACAAGCTGGAGATAAGCCCGAATCTGTGGGCCGGCGTCGGCCTGGCTCGCGGCGGCGCGGGTACCGCGCTAGTCGGCGATGCTGCCACCGTTGCCGAACGGATCAATGAATACGCCGCGCTCGGCATCGATAGTTTTATCCTCTCCGGTTATCCGCATCTTGAGGAAGCCTGGCGAGTGGGCGAACTGCTGTTCCCGCTGCTCGATGTCAATGTGCCGTCCATCCCGCAACCGCAAAATCTGCGTTTGCAGGGTGAAGCGGTAGCCAACGAATTTATCCCGCGCAAAGCGGCGCAAAGTTAAGGAGCGTATCATGACGACGCCTTCGCATCAGCTTCTGCTGCGTCTTGCCCCGTGGTTTTTACCGGTGGGTACCGTTCTGGTCTGGCAGCTGGCGTCATCCGCGGGCTGGCTCTCGACCCGCATTCTCCCCTCTCCGGAGGGGGTACTGAAAGCCTTCTGGACGCTCTCCGCCAGCGGCGAGCTGTGGCAGCACCTGGCGATTAGTTCCTGGCGCGCGCTACTTGGCTTCGCCATTGGCGGCTCCATCGGCCTGACGCTGGGGTTGATTAGCGGATTGTCGCGCTGGGGCGAACGCCTGCTTGATACTTCCATCCAGATGCTGCGCAATGTGCCGCATCTGGCCCTGATCCCGCTGGTGATTTTGTGGTTCGGCATTGATGAGAGCGCCAAAATATTCCTCGTGGCGCTGGGAACAATGTTCCCTATCTACATCAATACCTGGCACGGCATCCGCAATATCGATCGCGGGTTAGTGGAAATGGCGCGCAGCTACGGTTTATCCGGACTCGCCCTTTTCCGCCACGTGATCCTGCCCGGCGCCCTCCCCTCGATCATGGTCGGCATTCGCTTCGCTCTCGGCCTGATGTGGCTGACGCTTATCGTTGCCGAAACCATTTCCGCAAACGCCGGGATCGGTTATCTGGCGATGAACGCCCGTGAATTTCTGCAAACCGACGTGGTCGTGGTCGCCATTATTCTTTACGCCATTCTCGGTAAACTCGCCGATTTCAGCGCGCAGCTGCTGGAGCGCGTCTGGTTACGCTGGAACCCGGCTTATCGTCTTCAGGAGGCCAACGCATGAATACTGCCCGTCTCAACCCAGGTATCCCGCTGCTGCTTAACGCGGTAAACAAGCGCTATGGCGACAATGTCATTCTTAATGCGCTGAATTTACATATCCCCACCGGACAATTTGTGGCAGTGGTCGGGCGCAGCGGCGGCGGTAAAAGTACCCTGCTGCGCCTGCTGGCCGGGCTGGAAAAACCTAACGGCGGTGAACTGCTGGCTGGCGCGACGCCGCTGGCGGAGATTCAGGACGACACACGTATGATGTTCCAGGATGCGCGTTTGCTGCCATGGAAGACGGTGATTGATAATGTCGGTCTTGGGCTGAAGGGGCAATGGCGCGATGCCGCCCGCCAGGCGTTGGCCAGCGTCGGGCTGGCAGAGAGGGCCGATGAGTGGCCCGCGGCGCTCTCCGGCGGGCAAAAACAGCGCGTCGCGCTGGCCCGCGCGCTGATCCACCGCCCACGTTTGTTACTGCTGGATGAACCACTGGGTGCGCTTGATGCCCTCACCCGCCTGGAGATGCAGGAATTGATCGTTTCATTATGGCAGGAACATGGCTTTACCGTATTACTGGTGACGCATGACGTGAGCGAAGCAGTGGCGATGGCCGACCGGGTGCTGTTAATTGAAGAGAAGAAAATTGGCCTCGATTTGAGCGTAGATATTCCGCGCCCACGGCGGTTCGGCTCAGCCAGGCTGGCGGAACTGGAAGCTGAAGTGCTCGATCGGGTCATGAAACGTGGCCACAGCGAACGCTCGCCGCGTTTATTTAGCCACGGCTGACCAAAGGGGCAGCAATTTCCCGGCCCGCGCTGCGTTCGGCCGGGCTACAGATTCTGCCGTTTGCACGGACCGTAGATCGCCCGACAAAATAACGACACAACAGGATATCCCGGATAAGGCGCAAAGCGCCGCTATCCGGGGGTTACATCGTCGTTACGCCAGCGCCTTGCTGATTTTCTCGAACAGATCGCCGGAGAGATTCTCCAGACCTTTCAGCTGTTCCAGCGCCGCGCGCATCATCCCCTGACGCTTCTGATCGTAGCGTTTCAGACGAATCAGCGGTTCAATCAGACGCGACGCCACCTGCGGGTTGCGGCTGTTGAGTTCAGTCAGCATTTCCACCAGGAACTGGTAGCCGCTACCGTCTTCGGCATGGAACGCCGCCGGGTTGCTGCCGGCGAAAGCGCCGATCAGCGAACGTACGCGGTTCGGGTTGCTC includes these proteins:
- the pyrD gene encoding quinone-dependent dihydroorotate dehydrogenase; amino-acid sequence: MYYPFVRKALFQLDPERAHEVTFQQLRRVTGTPLEMLVRQKVPSKPVTCMGLTFKNPLGLAAGLDKNGECIDAFGAMGFGSIEIGTVTPRPQPGNDKPRIFRLVDAEGLINRMGFNNHGVDNLVENVKKAHFDGVLGINIGKNKDTPVEHGKDDYLICMEKIYPYAGYIAINISSPNTPGLRTLQYGEALDDLLSSIKNKQLELQQKHQKYVPVAVKIAPDLSVEELIQVADSLLRHNIDGVIATNTTLDRSLVQGMKHCDETGGLSGRPLQLKSTEIIRMLAAELNGRLPIIGVGGIDSVIAAREKLAAGATLVQIYSGFIFKGPPLIKEIVTHI
- the ssuE gene encoding NADPH-dependent FMN reductase; the encoded protein is MRVITLAGSPRYPSRSSALLEYAREKLAAADIEVYHWHLQNFEPEDLLYARFDNPALHTLNEQLTGADGVIIATPVYKASFSGALKTLLDLLPERALEGKIVLPLATGGTIAHMLAVDYALKPVLNALKAQEILHGVFADDSQVTDYQHKPQFTPNLQNRLDQALETFWQALNRRNSRIPGLKTLRGVEHA
- the ssuD gene encoding FMNH2-dependent alkanesulfonate monooxygenase → MSLNMFWFLPTHGDGRYLGTEEGARPVDHSYLQQIAQAADRLGFTGVLIPTGRSCEDAWLVAASMIPVTQRLKFLVALRPSVVSPTVAARQAATLDRLSNGRALFNLVTGSDPAELAGDGVFLDHSERYEASAEFTHIWRKLMEGETVTYHGKHQHVRGAKLLFPPQQQPRPPLYFGGSSDVAQDLAAEQVDLYLTWGEPPEQVAEKIAQVREKAARHGRSVRFGIRLHVIVRETNEEAWQAAESLISHLDDDTIARAQAAFAQTDSVGQHRMAALHNGRRDKLEISPNLWAGVGLARGGAGTALVGDAATVAERINEYAALGIDSFILSGYPHLEEAWRVGELLFPLLDVNVPSIPQPQNLRLQGEAVANEFIPRKAAQS
- the ssuC gene encoding aliphatic sulfonate ABC transporter permease SsuC; translated protein: MTTPSHQLLLRLAPWFLPVGTVLVWQLASSAGWLSTRILPSPEGVLKAFWTLSASGELWQHLAISSWRALLGFAIGGSIGLTLGLISGLSRWGERLLDTSIQMLRNVPHLALIPLVILWFGIDESAKIFLVALGTMFPIYINTWHGIRNIDRGLVEMARSYGLSGLALFRHVILPGALPSIMVGIRFALGLMWLTLIVAETISANAGIGYLAMNAREFLQTDVVVVAIILYAILGKLADFSAQLLERVWLRWNPAYRLQEANA
- the ssuB gene encoding aliphatic sulfonates ABC transporter ATP-binding protein — encoded protein: MNTARLNPGIPLLLNAVNKRYGDNVILNALNLHIPTGQFVAVVGRSGGGKSTLLRLLAGLEKPNGGELLAGATPLAEIQDDTRMMFQDARLLPWKTVIDNVGLGLKGQWRDAARQALASVGLAERADEWPAALSGGQKQRVALARALIHRPRLLLLDEPLGALDALTRLEMQELIVSLWQEHGFTVLLVTHDVSEAVAMADRVLLIEEKKIGLDLSVDIPRPRRFGSARLAELEAEVLDRVMKRGHSERSPRLFSHG